The Lagenorhynchus albirostris chromosome 6, mLagAlb1.1, whole genome shotgun sequence genome includes a window with the following:
- the ARL5A gene encoding ADP-ribosylation factor-like protein 5A isoform X1, with protein MGILFTRIWRLFNHQEHKVIIVGLDNAGKTTILYQFSMNEVVHTSPTIGSNVEEIVINNTRFLMWDIGGQESLRSSWNTYYTNTEFVIVVVDSTDRERISVTREELYKMLAHEDLRKAGLLIFANKQDVKECMTVAEISQFLKLTSIKDHQWHVQACCALTGEGLCQGLEWMMSRLKIR; from the exons agcaCAAAGTTATCATTGTTGGGCTGGATAATGCGGGAAAAACTACCATCCTTTACCAATT ttcTATGAATGAAGTTGTACATACCTCCCCAACAATAGGAAGTAATGTAGAAGAGATAGTGATTAATAATACACGTTTTCTAATGTGGGATATTGGTGGCCAAGAATCTCTTCGTTCTTCATGGAACACTTACTATACTAACACAGAG ttTGTAATAGTTGTTGTGGACAGTACAGACAGAGAAAGGATTTCTGTAACTAGAGAAGAACTCTATAAAATGTTAGCCCATGAG gACCTAAGGAAAGCTGGATTGCTAATCTTTGCTAATAAACAAGATGTTAAAGAATGCATGACTGTAGCAGAAATCTCCCAGTTTTTGAAACTAACTTCTATTAAAGATCACCAGTGGCATGTCCAGGCATGCTGTGCTCTTACTGGCGAGGG attATGCCAAGGACTTGAATGGATGATGTCACGACTTAAGATTAGATGA
- the ARL5A gene encoding ADP-ribosylation factor-like protein 5A isoform X2 — MGILFTRIWRLFNHQEHKVIIVGLDNAGKTTILYQFSMNEVVHTSPTIGSNVEEIVINNTRFLMWDIGGQESLRSSWNTYYTNTEDLRKAGLLIFANKQDVKECMTVAEISQFLKLTSIKDHQWHVQACCALTGEGLCQGLEWMMSRLKIR, encoded by the exons agcaCAAAGTTATCATTGTTGGGCTGGATAATGCGGGAAAAACTACCATCCTTTACCAATT ttcTATGAATGAAGTTGTACATACCTCCCCAACAATAGGAAGTAATGTAGAAGAGATAGTGATTAATAATACACGTTTTCTAATGTGGGATATTGGTGGCCAAGAATCTCTTCGTTCTTCATGGAACACTTACTATACTAACACAGAG gACCTAAGGAAAGCTGGATTGCTAATCTTTGCTAATAAACAAGATGTTAAAGAATGCATGACTGTAGCAGAAATCTCCCAGTTTTTGAAACTAACTTCTATTAAAGATCACCAGTGGCATGTCCAGGCATGCTGTGCTCTTACTGGCGAGGG attATGCCAAGGACTTGAATGGATGATGTCACGACTTAAGATTAGATGA